In Seonamhaeicola sp. S2-3, the genomic window ACCAAAGGACATTGCTATTCAAGATATTTTTAAGGTAAAAGGAAATGCTCATGCCCGCTTTGATGCTTTAAGTAGAACGTATTTATACAGAATTACCTTAAAGAAAAACGTATTTACATTTAACAATACGCTTTATATGAAGCAGGGTTTGGATGTTGATAAAATGAAAGAAGCCTCAAAAATTTTATTTGAGTATAAAGATTTTCAATGCTTTTCAAAAAGTAATACCGATGTAAAAACGTATAATTGTACTATAATGAAAGCCGATTGGTTTTTTAAAGATGATGAACTTCATTTTATAATAAAAGCCGATAGATTTTTACGCAACATGGTTAGAGCCATTGTTGGTACCATGATTAACATAGGTTTAGAGAAATTTAATGTTGAAGATTTGCATACCATTATAAAATCTAAAAACCGCAGTAAAGCAGGCTATTCTGTACCTGCACATGCCTTATATTTAACTCATGTAGAATACCCAGACAGCATAAAAATAGATGACTAAAAAGAAAGAAAATATATTTGACTTTGTACTATTTAAACGTTTGTTTCTGTATATAAAACCTTATAAGGGTATTTTTATTGGGTTGTTTATTTTGGTAATCTTACTAGCGGGTTTAAGTGCCGCTACACCGTTTTTAACAAAAGAAGCTATTGATAAAGGTATTAGTGTAAATAAATCTAGCACCTTTTTGTTTTTTGTAGTTTTAATGTTTGCGGCTTTAATACTACAAACCATATTTCAGCTTACCTTTATATATTATGCAGCCTGGTTGGGCCAAAACTTAGTGAAGGATGTTAGAATAAAGTTATTTAATCATTTACTTCGGTTTAAAATGAAGTATTATGATAATTCATCGGTTGGGGTTTTAATTACTCGTTCTGTAACCGATATGGAGCGTATTGCAGATATTTTTGGTCAGGGGTTGTTTATGATTTTTAGAGACGTTTTAACCATGGCTGTTGTTTTTGGTGTTATGGTGTTTACAGACTGGAGACTTAGTTTAATTGTTTTTGTAATGCTTCCTATTTTGCTGTACGCAACACGGTTATTTCAAAAGTACATGAAAAAAGCTTTTGAGGAAGTTAGAAATGAGGTGTCTAACCTAAACTCGTTTGTTCAAGAACGATTAACAGGAATGAAAATTTTACAGCTCTTTACACGAGAAAAAACAGAACATAAAAACTTTAGAGAAATAAATGAGCGTCATAAAAAAGCATGGTTAAAAACTGTGTGGTACAATTCTATTTTCTTTCCTATAGCAGATTTAGCATCGTCTGTAACCATAGGTTTAGTGGCTTGGTACGGTGGTCTTAACGTTATAGAAGGTACTGTAACACAAGGAGTTTTAATAGCATTTATAATGTATATACCTATGATGTTTAGGCCATTGCGTCAAATAGCCGATAAATTTAATACATTACAAATGGGAATGGTAGCAGCTAACAGGGTTTTTAATGTTTTAGATACCACTTCGCAAATTGATGACAAAGGCACTAAGGTTGCAAATCATTTTAAAGGAAATATAAAGTTTAATAATGTTAGCTTTAGTTATGTTGAAGACGAAGAGGTTTTAAAAGGTGTTTCATTTACCGTAAATGCAGGAGAAACAGTTGCTATTGTTGGTGCTACTGGTGCTGGAAAATCTACTATTATTAATTTATTAAATAGGTTTTACGAAATAAACGAAGGTGCTATTTTAGTTGATGAAACCGATATTAGAGATGTTACTTTGGCATCATTAAGAACTCAAATTGCTATTGTGTTACAAGATGTATTTTTATTTGCCGATACTATTTTAAGTAACATTACCTTAAATCATCCAGAAATTACAGAAGAACAAGTTCAACAAGCAGCTAAAGATATTGGTATTCATGAATTTATTATGAGCTTGCCTAATGGTTATAATTACAATGTAAAAGAGCGTGGTGTTATGCTATCATCTGGTCAGCGACAGCTTATATCCTTTTTAAGAGCTTATGTAACCAACCCAAGTATTTTGGTGTTAGATGAAGCAACCTCATCGGTTGATTCATATTCAGAACAGCTCATACAAAAGGCTACCGATAAAATTACTAAAGGAAGAACTTCTATTGTTATTGCTCATAGGTTAGCAAC contains:
- the truA gene encoding tRNA pseudouridine(38-40) synthase TruA; translated protein: MRYFIELSYSGSAYHGWQNQPTAITVQEVIEKALSTLLKETIAIVGAGRTDTGVHASQMFAHFDTNVHFEEKHLVYKLNSFLPKDIAIQDIFKVKGNAHARFDALSRTYLYRITLKKNVFTFNNTLYMKQGLDVDKMKEASKILFEYKDFQCFSKSNTDVKTYNCTIMKADWFFKDDELHFIIKADRFLRNMVRAIVGTMINIGLEKFNVEDLHTIIKSKNRSKAGYSVPAHALYLTHVEYPDSIKIDD
- a CDS encoding ABC transporter ATP-binding protein yields the protein MTKKKENIFDFVLFKRLFLYIKPYKGIFIGLFILVILLAGLSAATPFLTKEAIDKGISVNKSSTFLFFVVLMFAALILQTIFQLTFIYYAAWLGQNLVKDVRIKLFNHLLRFKMKYYDNSSVGVLITRSVTDMERIADIFGQGLFMIFRDVLTMAVVFGVMVFTDWRLSLIVFVMLPILLYATRLFQKYMKKAFEEVRNEVSNLNSFVQERLTGMKILQLFTREKTEHKNFREINERHKKAWLKTVWYNSIFFPIADLASSVTIGLVAWYGGLNVIEGTVTQGVLIAFIMYIPMMFRPLRQIADKFNTLQMGMVAANRVFNVLDTTSQIDDKGTKVANHFKGNIKFNNVSFSYVEDEEVLKGVSFTVNAGETVAIVGATGAGKSTIINLLNRFYEINEGAILVDETDIRDVTLASLRTQIAIVLQDVFLFADTILSNITLNHPEITEEQVQQAAKDIGIHEFIMSLPNGYNYNVKERGVMLSSGQRQLISFLRAYVTNPSILVLDEATSSVDSYSEQLIQKATDKITKGRTSIVIAHRLATIKKADKIIVMDAGEIVEQGTHTELLKKENGYYKNLYEVQFLQEATAV